The region GGCAATAGCAGCAGCAATATCAGTAGCTTTTATAGCATTTTACCCTTTATCAGAAGAAAAATTACAAATTATAGAACAGGATTTAAACGAAAAGAGAGATCAAAATTAAAAAAAATACAGATACAGAAATCAATTTATATGACAACAATAACATCTTCGGCGACTTTTCAGGATAGAAAGTCGGCATTAGAAAAAGAACATAAAGCGCTGATTGAGCTTAAGAACACACCCGCACAAACAGCCGGAAACGGCATTTACGAACGTTATAAAAATCCTGTTGTAACTGCTGCACATGCTCCGTTAAACTGGCGTTTTGATTTTAACGAAAAAACAAATCCGTTTTTACAGGAAAGAATCGGAATCAACGCCGCTTTTAATGCCGGCGCAATGAAATGGAATGGCAAATATCTTTTGGCTGTTCGTGTAGAAGGAATTGACAGAAAATCGTTTTTTGCGATTGCCGAAAGTCCAAATGGAATTGATAATTTCAAATTTTGGGATAAACCTTGTGTAATTCCACAAACAGAAGATCCGGACACCAATGTGTACGATATGCGTTTAATTAATCACGAAGACGGTTATGTATACGGAATTTTCTGCACTGAAAGAAAAGATCCAAAAGCTCCAAAAGGCGATACAAGTTCGGCTGTTGCTAACGCGGGAATTGTACGTTCTAAAGATTTAGTAAACTGGGAAAGATTACCGGATTTAATTTCAAATACGGGACAACAACGAAATGTAGTATTACATCCCGAATTTGTAAACGGAAAATATGCTTTATACACACGTCCGCAGGATGGTTTTATAGATGTTGGATCGGGAGGTGGAATTGGTTTAGGTTATGTTGAAGATATGAAAAATCCAGTTGTCAAAGACGAAAAAATCATTTTCAGCAAAAAATATCATACTATTTACGAATTAAAAAATGGTTTAGGTCCGGCACCAATTAAAACATCAAAAGGCTGGTTACATATGGCGCATGGAGTTCGTAATACCGCAGCCGGATTA is a window of Flavobacterium crocinum DNA encoding:
- a CDS encoding glycoside hydrolase family 130 protein is translated as MTTITSSATFQDRKSALEKEHKALIELKNTPAQTAGNGIYERYKNPVVTAAHAPLNWRFDFNEKTNPFLQERIGINAAFNAGAMKWNGKYLLAVRVEGIDRKSFFAIAESPNGIDNFKFWDKPCVIPQTEDPDTNVYDMRLINHEDGYVYGIFCTERKDPKAPKGDTSSAVANAGIVRSKDLVNWERLPDLISNTGQQRNVVLHPEFVNGKYALYTRPQDGFIDVGSGGGIGLGYVEDMKNPVVKDEKIIFSKKYHTIYELKNGLGPAPIKTSKGWLHMAHGVRNTAAGLRYTLYMFMTDLNDITKVTHVPAGHFMGPEGIERVGDVSNVLFSNGWIEDEDGTVYVYYASSDTRMHVAVSTVEKLVDYVINAPEDTFVSSGSVQTIIDLIERNNAI